Proteins encoded in a region of the Paenibacillus sp. E222 genome:
- a CDS encoding methionine ABC transporter ATP-binding protein codes for MIELKGLTKTYGKGSKSTTALSELNLNIRKGEIFGVIGHSGAGKSTLIRCINLLERPTAGEVWVDGINLTDLNKSDLQQQRRKIGMIFQHFNLLSSATVYDNVAFPLKLVNTPKAAIDRKVKEMLALVGLEDHSNKYPAQLSGGQKQRVGIARALASDPNVLLCDEATSALDPQTTDSILKLLLDINEKYNLTIVLITHEMHVIQNICDQVAVIHQGGIVEQGPVTEVFLKPQHAITRDFIMRDHEVGIALEETALASADVSLQTDGASKLVKISFLGNKTYEAILSRTVRKTGVDFAILQGTISTIKQVPYGQLTVRFEGQSDEINLTIKELVDQGLDVEVLR; via the coding sequence TTGATTGAATTAAAAGGTTTAACCAAGACGTACGGTAAAGGTTCAAAAAGTACGACGGCCTTATCGGAACTAAATTTGAATATCCGCAAGGGTGAAATATTTGGAGTTATCGGTCATTCCGGTGCAGGCAAGAGTACATTGATCCGTTGTATCAATTTGCTCGAACGCCCCACGGCAGGCGAGGTTTGGGTTGATGGTATCAACCTAACCGATCTCAATAAGTCCGATTTGCAACAACAACGGCGTAAGATCGGCATGATTTTTCAACACTTTAATCTGTTATCCTCAGCTACGGTATATGATAATGTGGCTTTTCCTTTGAAGCTCGTTAATACGCCCAAGGCTGCCATTGATCGGAAAGTGAAGGAAATGCTCGCATTGGTTGGGCTGGAGGACCACAGCAATAAATATCCGGCCCAGCTGTCAGGCGGACAGAAGCAAAGGGTCGGTATTGCGAGAGCACTCGCGAGTGATCCGAACGTGCTGTTGTGTGATGAGGCCACATCGGCACTTGATCCCCAGACAACCGATTCGATTCTGAAGTTATTGCTGGATATCAATGAAAAGTACAACCTCACGATTGTGCTAATCACCCATGAGATGCACGTGATCCAGAATATCTGTGATCAGGTGGCGGTTATCCATCAGGGAGGCATCGTGGAGCAAGGGCCGGTGACGGAAGTATTCCTCAAGCCACAGCATGCCATTACGCGTGACTTTATAATGCGGGACCATGAGGTTGGAATTGCATTGGAAGAGACCGCTCTGGCGAGTGCAGATGTCTCATTACAGACGGACGGAGCTTCTAAGCTTGTGAAAATATCCTTCCTGGGCAATAAAACCTATGAGGCGATTTTGTCCAGAACGGTTCGTAAAACAGGAGTGGATTTCGCCATTTTGCAAGGCACCATTTCAACCATCAAACAAGTTCCCTATGGACAGCTGACCGTTCGGTTCGAGGGACAGTCAGATGAGATTAATCTCACCATTAAAGAGTTAGTGGATCAGGGACTTGATGTGGAGGTGCTTCGTTAA
- a CDS encoding methionine ABC transporter permease, whose protein sequence is MDFSTVRWEEIGKASIETLQILGASGLFTIIIGLPLGVLLFMTARSASIQSQVVYTILSFIVNILRSVPFIILIVALIPFTRSLVGTATGVLGVIPPLVIAAAPYFARLVETTLREVDRGVIEAAQAMGASTGQIVRRVLLPEALPGLLAGITITIVTLVSYTAMAGMVGGGGLGTLAINYGYFRYQYEIMIISVVFMVILVQVLQMAGDRLVKWFTRK, encoded by the coding sequence ATGGATTTTTCAACGGTACGTTGGGAAGAAATCGGTAAGGCTTCGATTGAAACACTGCAAATCCTGGGAGCATCGGGCTTGTTCACGATCATCATTGGTCTGCCGCTAGGCGTATTGCTGTTTATGACGGCAAGGTCGGCTTCGATCCAGTCCCAAGTGGTGTACACGATATTATCGTTCATTGTAAACATTCTGCGCTCAGTGCCATTTATCATTTTGATTGTTGCACTCATTCCGTTTACGCGTTCACTGGTCGGCACAGCTACAGGAGTGCTGGGTGTCATACCACCGCTCGTCATTGCCGCAGCTCCATACTTTGCCCGATTGGTGGAAACTACACTGCGTGAAGTGGATCGTGGCGTCATTGAAGCGGCACAGGCGATGGGCGCTTCAACCGGACAGATTGTACGGCGCGTACTTCTGCCAGAGGCATTGCCGGGTCTGTTAGCCGGGATCACCATTACAATCGTTACCCTTGTTTCCTACACGGCGATGGCGGGAATGGTTGGTGGTGGAGGTCTGGGAACATTGGCAATCAACTATGGATACTTCCGTTATCAGTATGAAATTATGATTATATCCGTTGTATTTATGGTCATTCTGGTGCAAGTGCTTCAGATGGCTGGCGATCGTTTGGTTA